One part of the Ornithodoros turicata isolate Travis chromosome 2, ASM3712646v1, whole genome shotgun sequence genome encodes these proteins:
- the LOC135383614 gene encoding uncharacterized protein LOC135383614: MRTAVRICKSLNEEHAPVSSATVSSTGPSMRLPDPTIDSAEPDIMTTVTQRQGSSSVPEHDNAVTGAGLHREDGERTEHDIVVNLLKENTLLKKRVAELEQENKDLSYRQLHVDTLDDRSFEYYTGLEDRTQFENSFNHLKPHARNIVIGLLHGKVSMMSERGLRKQSCMRNFSLCSCG, translated from the exons ATGCGGACGGCTGTCAGAATATGCAAGTCGCTCAATGAGG AGCATGCCCCTGTCAGTAGTGCTACTGTCTCCAGCACAGGACCTTCAATGAGACTACCTGACCCAACAATAGATTCAGCAGAACCGGATATCATGACTACTGTGACGCAAA GGCAAGGATCATCATCTGTTCCTGAACATGATAATGCAGTAACAGGTGCAGGTCTGCACCGGGAAGACGGAGAGAGAACTGAGCACGACATTGTTGTGAATCTCCTCAAAGAAAACACGTTGTTGAAGAAGCGTGTAGCAGAACTGGAGCAGGAAAATAAAGACCTCAGTTACCGGCAACTCCATGTGGACACACTTGACGATCGCAGCTTCGAGTACTACACTGGGCTTGAAGACAGAACACAGTTTGAGAACTCATTTAATCATTTAAAGCCTCATGCCCGTAACATTGTGATTGGTCTTCTGCACGGAAAGGTTTCGATGATGAGCGAGCGAGGCCTAAGAAAACAGAGCTGCATGAGGAACTTTTCATTGTGCTCGTGCGGCTGA